A genomic stretch from Coffea arabica cultivar ET-39 chromosome 10c, Coffea Arabica ET-39 HiFi, whole genome shotgun sequence includes:
- the LOC113713630 gene encoding probable helicase MAGATAMA 3 gives MGSKGKLPFDLNEPPAEEDEDNDGFCFQPQKAVPSSSHTSELFASSAGPQGIVNNHAFSHASSVSGFQPFVRPRRGLGSEHPARNKTSGNSTVDAASSKSSRVEKEKAGQQLDLSFADPEAVEKEEGEWSDAEGSGDAYRIPNTHEESTTGNRVLQEKGADEMRNHNIDQVMASESVARNAGDVKDDNGDLGFSGQDQDTNDRRSSSSRTSECSSMNAQEDSGLVPKQKESKGVEASYAQKCANNPGKRPRLDQQKEAMLGKKRSRQTMFLNLEDVKQAGALKSSTPRRQNFPAPITTRTVGRAPPTDRMADKQIQSTSKESTQLDLSNNEGNGYVESQDSRDCNGEVHSGLLSRPRRPTSSTDLMAEAQSTSISRQSSWKQPIDSRPVKNSPLPVRRPATGSSATADLKSGVKKLPSKKQVAVSTMYQDTSVERLLREVTNEKFWHDPEETELQCVPGHFESVEEYVRVFEPLLFEECRAQLYSTWEELTETFSVHVKVHVKNIERRERGWYDAILIPFTEHKWTFKEGDVAVLSSPKPGSVRLKRSSNSVIEDDEEAEISGRVAGTVRRHIPIDTRDSHGAILHFYVGDSYDSNSKADDDHILSKLQPRGIWYLTVLGSLATTQREYIALHAFRRLNLQMQNAILQPSPDHFPKYEEQPPAMPECFTPNFVDYLHRTFNGPQLAAIQWAAMHTAAGTSNGMAKRQDPWPFTLVQGPPGTGKTHTVWGMLNVIHLVQYQHYYTALLKKLAPESYKQANESNLESVATGSIDEVLQSMDQNLFRTLPKLCPKPRMLVCAPSNAATDELLARVLDRGFIDGEMKVYRPDVARVGVDTQTRAAQAVSVERRTDQLLNKSRDEIYGWMHQLRTREAQLSQQIAALQRDLTVAAAAGRAQGSVGVDPDVLMARDQNRDTLLQSLAAVVESRDKTLVEMSRLLILEGKFRATSNFNLEEARANLEASFANEAEIVFTTVSSSGRKLFSRLTHGFDMVVIDEAAQASEVGVLPPLALGAARCVLVGDPQQLPATVISKAAGTLLYSRSLFERFQQAGCPTMLLSVQYRMHPQIRDFPSRYFYQGRLTDSESVVSLPDESYYKDPLLRPYLFYDITHGRESHRGGSVSYQNREEAQFCHRLYEHLQKTAKSLGVAKVTVGIITPYKLQLKCLQREFEDILNSEEGKDIYINTVDAFQGQERDVIIMSCVRASNHGVGFVADIRRMNVALTRARRALWVMGNANALVKSDDWAALIKDAKARNCYMDMDSLPKDFVLPKSSPYPSYQAKNPSNRGMRTGLRHRPYDVHMESRSGTPSEDDEKSNTSSILRNGSYRSLKLPIENSLDDFDQSGDKSRDAWQYGVQKKHNSAGAMGKRELQ, from the exons ATGGGCTCCAAGGGAAAGCTACCTTTTGATCTTAACGAGCCTCCAGCTGAAGAAGATGAGGACAATGATGGTTTTTGTTTCCAGCCACAGAAGGCCGTTCCTTCAAGTTCTCACACCTCCGAATTATTTGCCTCATCCGCTGGTCCTCAAGGGATAGTAAATAACCATGCTTTTTCCCACGCATCTTCTGTCTCAGGTTTTCAGCCTTTTGTTCGGCCGAGAAGGGGTCTGGGTTCTGAACATCCTGCTAGGAATAAGACTTCAGGTAACTCAACTGTTGATGCTGCATCTTCCAAATCAAGCAGAGTTGAGAAGGAGAAGGCTGGCCAGCAGCTAGATTTGAGTTTTGCAGATCCGGAGGCTGTTGAGAAGGAAGAAGGGGAATGGTCTGATGCAGAGGGCTCTGGGGATGCATACAGAATTCCTAATACACATGAAGAGTCTACAACTGGCAACAGAGTTTTGCAGGAGAAAGGGGCAGATGAGATGAGGAACCATAATATTGATCAGGTTATGGCTTCCGAGAGTGTTGCTCGGAATGCTGGGGATGTGAAGGACGATAATGGGGACCTTGGGTTTTCAGGACAGGACCAAGATACAAATGATAGGAGAAGCAGTAGTAGTCGTACTTCAGAATGCAGCTCCATGAATGCTCAGGAAGATTCTGGGTTGGTTCCcaagcaaaaagaaagcaaaggaGTTGAAGCAAGTTATGCGCAGAAGTGTGCAAATAATCCTGGAAAGCGTCCTAGGCTTGACCAACAGAAGGAAGCAATGCTAGGGAAAAAGCGAAGTAGGCAGACCATGTTTTTGAATTTAGAAGATGTAAAGCAAGCTGGTGCTCTGAAGAGTTCAACACCAAGAAGACAGAATTTCCCCGCCCCTATTACAACTCGTACGGTAGGGCGTGCTCCACCTACTGACCGCATGGCAGATAAGCAGATTCAGTCAACTAGCAAGGAAAGCACACAACTTGATTTATCAAATAATGAGGGAAATGGTTATGTTGAATCACAAGATTCTAGAGATTGCAATGGTGAGGTGCATTCTGGGCTTTTGTCTCGGCCTAGGAGACCAACTAGTTCGACAGATCTCATGGCTGAGGCTCAATCAACATCTATATCTAGGCAAAGTTCATGGAAACAACCCATAGATTCAAGGCCAGTCAAAAATTCACCTCTCCCTGTCAGGAGACCAGCCACAGGCAGTTCAGCAACTGCAGACTTAAAGTCAGGAGTGAAAAAACTTCCTTCAAAGAAACAGGTTGCTGTGAGCACCATGTATCAGGATACATCAGTGGAACGGCTTCTGCGAGAGGTGACAAATGAGAAGTTTTGGCATGATCCAG AGGAAACGGAGCTTCAATGTGTACCGGGTCATTTTGAATCTGTTGAAGAGTATGTTAGAGTATTTGAACCTTTGCTTTTTGAGGAATGCCGGGCGCAGCTGTATAGTACTTGGGAGGAATTGACTGAGACGTTTTCTGTGCATGTGAAGGTTCATGTGAAAAACATTGAAAGACGTGAAAGAG GGTGGTATGATGCAATATTAATTCCATTTACTGAGCATAAATGGACCTTTAAGGAGGGTGATGTTGCTGTTCTTTCCTCACCTAAGCCTGGATCAG TGAGATTAAAGAGGAGTAGCAATTCTGTTATAGAAGATGATGAGGAGGCTGAGATCAGTGGACGTGTTGCTGGGACGGTCAGAAGGCACATTCCTATTGATACGCGTGACAGTCATGGGGCTATTCTGCATTTTTATGTTGGTGATTCATATGATTCTAACAG CAAGGCTGATGATGATCACATTTTAAGTAAACTTCAGCCAAGGGGCATCTGGTATCTGACTGTCCTTGGCTCTCTTGCAACCACCCAGAGGGAATACATTGCCTTGCATGCTTTTCGCCGCCTTAATTTGCAG ATGCAAAATGCAATTCTTCAGCCTAGTCCTGATCACTTCCCGAAGTATGAAGAGCAGCCGCCTGCAATGCCAGAATGCTTCACTCCAAATTTTGTGGACTACCTTCATAGAACCTTTAACGGGCCGCAGCTAGCTGCAATTCAGTGGGCTGCTATGCATACAGCTGCAGGTACTAGTAATGGGATGGCAAAGAGGCAAGATCCATGGCCATTTACTCTAGTACAAGGTCCTCCTGGTACAGGTAAGACCCATACTGTCTGGGGAATGTTAAACGTCATCCATCTAGTTCAGTATCAGCACTATTACACTGCGTTGCTGAAGAAACTGGCACCTGAAAGCTATAAGCAGGCTAATGAGAGCAACTTGGAATCTGTTGCTACTGGATCCATTGATGAAGTTCTTCAGAGCATGGATCAGAATCTTTTTCGCACTCTTCCAAAACTTTGCCCAAAACCTAGAATGCTTGTCTGTGCTCCTTCAAATGCTGCAACAGATGAATTACTTGCTAGGGTTCTTGATCGAGGGTTTATTGATGGTGAGATGAAAGTTTATCGTCCTGATGTTGCCCGAGTTGGGGTAGATACGCAAACGCGTGCTGCCCAAGCTGTTTCTGTTGAGCGGAGAACTGATCAGCTTTTGAATAAGAGTCGTGATGAAATCTATGGTTGGATGCATCAATTGAGAACTCGTGAGGCTCAATTATCACAACAGATAGCTGCCCTTCAAAGAGATCTGACTGTTGCTGCTGCAGCTGGTCGTGCGCAAGGATCTGTGGGTGTTGATCCTGATGTTCTAATGGCTAGAGATCAAAATCGCGATACTTTGCTGCAAAGTCTTGCAGCAGTGGTTGAGAGTCGAGATAAAACTTTGGTTGAGATGTCCCGCCTTCTTATATTGGAAGGCAAATTCCGTGCTACTAGCAATTTTAATTTAGAGGAAGCTCGTGCTAATCTGGAGGCAAGTTTTGCAAATGAAGCTGAAATTGTTTTCACTACTGTTTCAAGCAGTGGGCGAAAGCTATTTTCTCGTCTTACTCACGGTTTTGATATGGTTGTGATTGACGAAGCAGCACAAGCTAGTGAAGTAGGAGTACTTCCTCCACTTGCTCTAGGTGCAGCACGCTGTGTCCTGGTTGGGGATCCACAGCAGCTTCCAGCGACAGTAATCAGCAAGGCAGCTGGAACATTGTTGTATAGCAGAAGTCTCTTTGAGAGGTTTCAACAAGCTGGTTGCCCAACAATGTTGTTATCAGTTCAATACAGGATGCATCCTCAAATCAGGGATTTTCCTTCTAGGTACTTCTACCAAGGGCGGCTGACAGATAGTGAAAGTGTTGTTAGTTTACCTGACGAGTCTTATTACAAGGATCCATTACTGAGGCCCTATTTATTTTATGACATCACTCATGGTAGGGAATCGCATCGAGGTGGATCTGTCTCTTATCAGAATAGGGAGGAAGCCCAGTTCTGTCATCGATTGTATGAGCATCTCCAGAAAACAGCTAAATCATTGGGTGTGGCAAAAGTAACAGTGGGTATCATTACCCCATACAAATTGCAGCTAAAATGCCTTCAACGGGAGTTTGAGGATATCCTAAATTCAGAAGAAGGGAAAGACATCTATATAAATACTGTGGATGCTTTCCAAGGTCAGGAACGGGATGTCATTATAATGTCATGTGTACGTGCGTCAAACCATGGTGTAGGTTTTGTTGCAGATATTCGTCGAATGAATGTTGCTCTTACTCGTGCTAGAAGAGCTCTCTGG GTCATGGGGAATGCAAATGCACTGGTGAAGTCAGATGATTGGGCTGCTCTGATAAAGGATGCTAAAGCTAGGAACTGTTACATGGATATGGATTCTTTGCCTAAGGATTTTGTGTTACCAAAGTCGTCTCCGTATCCCTCATATCAGGCTAAGAACCCTAGCAACAGGGGCATGAGAACTGGGCTTAGACATAGGCCCTATGATGTGCACATGGAGTCCAGGTCTGGTACACCATCAGAAGATGATGAGAAGTCGAATACATCATCAATTTTAAGGAATGGAAGTTACCGGTCTTTAAAGTTGCCAATTGAGAActctttggatgattttgatcAATCTGGCGATAAATCTCGAGATGCCTGGCAATATGGCGTTCAGAAGAAGCACAATTCAGCTGGAGCAATGGGGAAGAGAGAATTACAATGA